A segment of the Brienomyrus brachyistius isolate T26 unplaced genomic scaffold, BBRACH_0.4 scaffold73, whole genome shotgun sequence genome:
AATTTAAGCCCTCTCAACAGAAGCACTTTAATgagaatatttgaaaaattaactgataacatatcagttatctatatttttttaatttactttgaAAACAGACTCAAATTAAGCCTATACGAAAAATTCAGAAGCCTATACAGTCTCAAATGAAGCCTGTTGCGTTTTTATACAATCGGTCTGGGATTCCGCTTAACGTCACGCCCGAAGCTCACACTTTGATTGCAAACGGGAAGAAACATAACTATTGTCACGTACATCGGCGGATGTCATCAATTAAGCCTGCATACTGGAGACTACAAAGGGACAGCACACGCAACGGGGGTTGCGAAGTATTGCCAATGTTTCATTTCTATATCGAGCGCTTGCTTGTCCAGTGTCATTCCCTCGTTCCTTACCTTGCCTGCCTTCCTTTCCCAGagcagccctcgtccctgaacctcccgtcctgccttccctgccagccccaggatctctcgtctccccttcccttcgtctccgtgtcctgtgcctgcctgttggactggatctccccggctaccgaatctaccttctgtccccgaccattcttcttgcctggcccattgaaagcctgttacctgctcgatctaataaagatcgctctgttccgcattcctgggtccgcgtttccctgccgagggtgtcctaacaattatgtctccagtaataattttctgctaatagcattaattctcttatttcggtatcggtgtactgcatgtacatgttatcaccatcaaagaaaaaaacgcgttatgacttatcagtcattattattgtttttgtcgtttatttaatcgtgtagcaatactgccacttgtcatattattaattgcgtatttatataatattaaccaatgaccaatctctgtatcttactagcatcttttgcgcatttgtctttgtatcagccgtagcggtctgcagggggaatcgcagaagctggagtttcttagagcgctgcatgggtttggacaaacattaggtattggtaatattactggacaaaaatatatcgttattggtgtccaccaaagtttccagcactagctacaagaaatgagattgaatgcatttgctcgtttttatttgtatttatttttttaaaagtttcttacattatatccgtgctttttaaaggttatatctcaatttttcaaaagtaaacacaaaaaagatgacacttaatgccccctccctgcccccaccctatttagaacgttagcgttccattacgtaaaaaatgcagtactacgtcatgatgcaccgcttataaataatctgtttgataagggagaagcaaacacaaacgattcgtgagtgcatcgtacgtgttgtaagagcaagtgaagctgaaagacattgacagtgaaggtaaggcctccccttcaaaatgtatacttcacttagatcaaaggtcttaaactaaaaaaaaaacgctgtgaTATGCTAAACTACCGACCGCAAAACGTGCAGACTGGCGGGTGTCAATtgcgctggaatgacattacatggttttaatttttctctgatatcggccggccatatacagtaatttgtttgagacccctgaatttaaataataattattttttataacgatggtggcctatataatgtgccgatttacttgtgaagttgttcagctggttgacatggcattgattactgctttttaagaaagtgcatgtagtctcacactgcagaagtccattgctcagttgtcagcatgctcagcgtgtcgcctgtgatgtgtcctgcacagcagcaggctacattgcgtttaatggactaatacttcttcaacccattaaatgattcctttctctctccctgccagtgatggcACCCTCTATTAATCTCTTCACCTTCCTCGTCCTGtccctggtggggggcagctcttcaTGGGACTTAGCTTCGCCTTGTGGATCCGGCTCCATCCTGACAAGGCCCTACACGGCCTTGTGTGAGCTGGATGCGGTGTggggcttggtggtggtggtggcggcagcggcggcggccctcgcctcgctgatcctgctcctggtggtactgtgtcgcctgcggaagatcacagaggctgaggagcgcagcggggtggcgccgctactcctgctgctcgctgccatatttgggctttgtggcctcagcctgggatacatcgctgagcagcaagagagcctctgcttcgcccggcgtgtcctgaggggggtgttgcttgcTATCTGCAACACATGCCTCGTGTTTCATGGTCTGCGACTGCGCCGGTTGGGACAAGGTGCTCATAGCCCCAGCACAGGTCAACTAATGGGGCTGGCGGTGGCCTTGGCCGTGTTGGATCCGGAGTGGATCCTTCTAGCCACGATGTCCACATGCCAGCCAGCCTGTGAATACCAGCCGCTGGACTTTGCGCTGGCCACCACTTAtgtgctggtcctgctcctggcagcactggtgggggcagcctgcagtctgtggaggcagcagccacggtggaggtgcaggaccatgtggctgctcatcacctgcctggcctcagtcctgctgtgggtggcctggatcaccttctgcctgtatggcaacgcggcgcttggcctgtccccaacatgggacaaccgggtacaggcagtggtgctgctggcacaggcatggctgctcatactgctgcacgctgctcctgagctccacgccaccttacggcccccgtcccgcatgagagaggccagtttagaggagggcctttctcacctgtagtttggagcaaaccgggacttcgtgttcagtgacaacaactcaggtatggtactttgttttcgcttctttgacctactctgtgactctgtgtgtacttgagagagagcatagccctcgctctttcctcacatggagcccctactggaagtctgtggaacagcagcatataaagaaggtctatggacctttccctgtaactcagatctcacttgagcagagctaaggtaccatggctgcatgtgccccccccccccccaacaatcccaaaaaaaaatgtgaagtatgactactgcactgctgaaggatgtttacatgatcaatatctgtctctctcctgcaggtgccctccccagcccccaggaaacattacattttaaataaataatatatatatcatcatctctggaagtggtgtgtttttttagggttaaaaagttgagaaacattcaatggtcatcatcataccatatatcagtagcccagccactggtcagttccttcactctactgttacagactttcatgaaaacattttttaaatgtgggtgttttacctgtatgatatgcttgccttttgtactggacataaaatagaatttaatttttacattatattactcatacaacaggcgacatggtggtgcagtggttagcactgttgcctcacacctctgggacccgggttcgagtctccgcctgggtcacatgtgtgtggagtttgcatgttctccccatgtcgtcgtggggtttcctccgggtactccggtttccccccacagcccaaaaacatgctgaggctaattggagttggtaaattgcccgactggtatgtgaatgtgccctgcgatgggctggtcccacatcctgggttgttccttgcctcgtgcccattgcttccgggataggctccggaccccccgcgacccagtaggataagcggtttggaaaatggatggatggatggattactcatacaaacacacatctgtaggttctcaactctaggtttatatcaaacacattaaagccaaacaaatgcaaaaagtccatgtatcgtttgtccttgggttttccagtccaaaacgaaatcaggaaaactaaacaacagcagcgttttttggtttttctgtcagaaggggaaaaagcgaaaagcagaaaacaaaaaatcaggcttcatattttatcctaaaatgtagaaaatattacaaaaatacaccattctaagggtgggtgtttccaagcttatgactgggactgttaatgttgtaaaattaagataaagttcacattaggctgtatcttacatctctggtatctgttagatctgaatttactcatagaaaagaaacaaaaaaaggtgattttacggttttcccatttggttttaaaacagaaaaacaacaaatttatttttgtatgacgcgttatcccaacaatacattgtctcaaagcgctttacagcatccccacccaaagcccccagtgagtaagacataggtgacagtggcaaggaaaaactctctagaaggaagaaaccttaggagggaccagactcaaagggggagcccaacctccaggggccggcagggagagtcgaatagaagagatggctaagtgccaagtcacattgtccaaatcataggatttgaggcacaaccggggagcagggaggtgatgacaagcccgtgccaactctccttccaatcgccaggcaaccagaagtaattaggcagcgggtcatacatggaagatggcacaggcagaacgcgagctggatgcaaggacgtcatgggtacatgtcacatgtagcagggtgtgctgaaaatcttgatagattgaggtctccaggcagcacaccccaggaggagttggggaaataaaatgtgcaattagtcaaagtataggggagactataggcagtgctaacagttaggtgagtgcaatatgaagtgcaaagtgcaagctctggcagatatggctatggcagcataagtaggagggagaggcaagtgggaacgcaggcatggggagtccctgaaatgtcagcactccagttccacaagggatggtgaagccagagtgacagcgctgacagttcagtttatctaaagccaatggcatcgaacgccacccagctctacacctcacactgtaggtctgactggtggcagcggtgggatcatttctttcctttgtggtttttctgtttagaaacctagaattagctttaacatatcggaggtggaggatagtgtacaatctcctaattatgagggcgctgattgtcctgttacgtcttgagagtgttttctcaatctcccggtggccccccctgctcacccaatatttataccggaaacttttaatggtgtggggcgtgagtggtctgactggtcggaatAATTTTATTCgcctgaggtaaacaggtgggatgagtctctgaaaattaagtttaagtCTTTGCTGGTGTCTGGCCGTGCTAGAGAGATGTATAGTGGGATGCCGAGTGAGGCTAAAAGTAATTATGGGTTGTTAAAAGCGGCTATTGCAAGGTGTTTTGAACCTGGTGATAGTAGTGATTGGAATAGAGCTAGTTTTACCGCCCGTCGCCGCCTGCATAGCGAGACGGCAAGGGAATTTGGTAACGCCTTACGGAGATTAGCCGCTAGGGcttatcccacggctgatcatCGGATTTGTGATCTGTTGGCAAGAGACCAGTTTATTACGCATTTTGCTACCGGTGATTTTCGGGTTAGCCTGTGTAGTGCCAAGCCTAATACGCTGGAAGATGTCATTGAACTTGCTTCTGAAATGGAGTTGCTGAGAAGTTTGGAGCAGACTTCTTTGCCACCTGACGTTAAAGTGAGGGGAGTGGTGGAGCATAAATTAGAAAGGGATGAACAAATGGAGGTGTTGTTGGGGGTGGTAGAGGAGTTAAGGCAGGAGGTAAAATCGCTTCGTACCACGGTGTCTAAGATGCAAGAGGGGATGAAAAGCTTTCTAAGTAAATATGGGGTGGTGTTGGATTTTGGTAGGAAGGAGTGTCGGGTTATGGGTCAATTATTACCTCTCCTTGTGCCAGCAGATGTGGACAAGCCTCGGGTCGTCATGGTTCCAGAAGATactgtaatccccccccccctcgaagtGAGGCAATCATTGCTGGTAAGGTGGAGAATACAGGTGGGGCTGCTTTTGAGGGTATGTTGGAGCCTTTGGATTCGGCATCTAGCCAGTGTAATATAATGATGGGGGGATGAGGGTAGGTACCTTGCATACGGGTATTGAGGTGAGTCGGAAAGCAGAGAATGTAGACCtgggtgaggatgaggaggattctGTTATGCCCTGGACAGTCGATAGgcttgtaacatattttgattGCACCAGAAGGGGTTTGCCTCATCCGATATGACTGGTATTTATACCGTGTTGCAGaagaatttgtctgtatttagtgccggagagggagatttggggagaactcgccTGATGTTGTATAACATTGATACTGGTGAGGCGAAGCCGGTAAAGTTGCCTCCCCGCCGTGTCCCCCTCCATTTGCAGGAGGAAGTATCTGGTCACTTAAAGCAGATGCTGGAGAATAACATCATTCAGCCCTCGAATAGCCCTTGGGCAGCGCCGGTGGTTCTGGTACGGAAGCGAGATGGTGGCCTTCGGTTTTGCGTTGATTATCGCAAATTGAATGATGTTACCCGTAAAGACACGTACCCCTTACCCCGAATTGATGATGCGTTGGGTAGTTTGAGCAAGGCTTGCTGGTTTTCTATATTGGATTTAGCCAGTGGGTACTGGCAAGTCGAGGTGGATCCAAAAGATAAGCATAAGACGGCGTTTATCACTCGTCAGGCCTTTTCCAATTTAATGTGCTGAGTTTTGGCCTGTGTAACAGTCTGAGAACTTTTCAGCGTCTCATGGATTTAGAGTTGGCGAGTCTTCAGTGGACTACTTGTTTGGTGTACTTAGACGATACAATAATATTTGGCCGTACCTTTCAAGAACATCTGGACCATGTGGATGAGGTTATAACGAAATTGCGTCAGGCTAATCTGAAGGTTAAACCGGCGAACTGTAACTTGTTTGCCACAGAAGTGCAGTATTTGGGCCATATAATATCGGCTAGGGGTGTGAAAGCTGATCCGGCTAAAGTGGAAGCTGTGCGCCAGTGGCCGGTGCCTAAAAATCAGACAGAGGGGAGGAGTTTTGTGGGCCTTGCCTCTTATTATAGGAGGTTTATTCGGGGTTTTGCTGAACTTGCTCGTCCTCTGCTCCAGCTGACCGAGAAGGGCAGACGGTTTACATGGACAGAAGCTTGTCAGGCAGCATTTGAACAGCTCAAACTTAGTTTGATGTCTGTACCAGTCCTGTCTTACCCCGACCCTAATAAAACCTTTATATTAGATACGGATGCGAGTGATGCAGGTATTGGGGCAGTATTGTCCCAGGTAGAAGGGGGACGGGAACAGGTGATAGCATATGCTAGTAGGGCTTTGACTAAACAGGAAAGGAAATATGCAACAACCAAGTAGGAGTTAAGTATGGTtaccttcataaaacattttaaatactacTTCTTGGGGAAGGAGTTCGTCTTACGGACAGATCATAACTCCTTAAGATGGTTGCATAATTTCCAAGGTTTAGAGGGGCAGTTGGCTAGGTGGGTGGAGCAGCTGGCCAGCTTCCAATATAAGAGAGTGCATCGGCCGGGTCAGGGACACGCTAATGCGGACGCCCTCTCTAGAGTGCCCGCTTTTCTGCCAGTAACCTCAGACTCACCGCCAGCTACCCAGGAAAAATGGGGAGAGGTGATATGTGCTGTGAGAGAGGTGTGTCAGGAGGCAGTGGCATGTCAGGAGGAGTGTGATGAGCTGGGGCAGGATCAGCAAGGAGATGCTGAGCTGCGGGAGATTTTTGCTTTAAAGGAAGGGCGGGAGGGCAGGTAGTCAGCCTCCAAATGAGTTGTGGAAATATGCATCAGTGTGGGATCAGTTGCAGGGTTCTAGGTTGGTACGATATCCACCTTTGCATTCTGATGCAGCAAACCAAGTCCAGGTTGTTATCGACAAGTCTTTGGTGCCAGAAATTTTGAGGCAGTTGCATGATGCTACCACTAGGGGTCATTTGGGAATACAAAAGTTGCAAGCAAAGGTGAAAGATCGCTTTTATTGGCTGGGATGGTTTGGGGATGTTAAGCACTTGTGTCGGGAGTGTGTGGATTGTGGTTCCCGGAAAGTGGTGGGGAAACAGGGGTGTGCCCCGCTGCAGTCTGTTGTAACCGCTAGGCCATATGAACGGGTAGCATTGGACATTTTAGGGCCATTACCGGTAACTCCAGGGATGAATAAGTACATTGTGGTCATTGGGGATTATTTCTCAAAATGGACTGAGGCATTCCCTCTTCCTAATCAGGAAGCTTCCACTGTGGCCCAGGTCTTGGCAGAGCAGTGGGTCTGTCGCTTGGGGGCCCCTCACTCTATCCATACAGATCAGGGCCGAAATTTTGAATCAAATCTATTCAACGAGGTGTGTCAATTGTTGAACATTCCAAAGACTAAGACAtcagcttatcacccccagtcaGATGGGATGATTGAGAGGTTTAACAGGACATTGTTGGCAatgttgtctctctttgtgGAGGAAAATCAGTCCAATTGGGATGTTTTGTTGCCTTGTGTGATGATGGCTTACAGGAGTAGTATTCACTCTAGTACTGGAGTTACACCATACAAGgttgtttttgggcaagagataGTGTTGCCAGTGGATGTTATGTTGAATCTCAACGAGGGGGAAAGATTTTCCTTTGTAACGGAATATGTGGCCAGACTAGGGGACATATTGTCCACAGTGGTGGGAGCAGTGAAATGTCATCAGGCAAGAGCTTCGGGTAAGAAGAAGCAAGCGTATGACTTTAGAGCGCAAGTCAAGTACTATTCAGAGGGGGAACTGGTATGGGTTTGGAGGAAGGCTAGAAGACGGGGGTTATGTCCAAAGTTACAGAGGAGGTTTAAGGGTCCATATAAGGTGGTGGAAAGGATAACGGAGGTATTGTATCGAGTGGTACCAgtggaagggggaagtgaggtgGTGGTGCATTTTAATCGACTTAAACCATTTCTCTCTACTGTAACAGAGGCTGCCAATCAGGAGGGCAGAGACCAAGTGATGCCTGTTGGTACCCTGCCTGAGCTAAAAGATTCCCCCCCTGGTGGTGGCTATCCGCAACCACGGCCCTAAGTAGAAAAGGGTggcgagatggaggggggggtgccagGGCTAGAAGTGTGGGCAATGGCAGCGAATCGGCCAGAAGAGGCAAGTGCAATTGGACCAGGGCAGCAGGGGGAAGGGG
Coding sequences within it:
- the LOC125726508 gene encoding G-protein coupled receptor family C group 5 member B-like, with translation MAPSINLFTFLVLSLVGGSSSWDLASPCGSGSILTRPYTALCELDAVWGLVVVVAAAAAALASLILLLVVLCRLRKITEAEERSGVAPLLLLLAAIFGLCGLSLGYIAEQQESLCFARRVLRGVLLAICNTCLVFHGLRLRRLGQGAHSPSTGQLMGLAVALAVLDPEWILLATMSTCQPACEYQPLDFALATTYVLVLLLAALVGAACSLWRQQPRWRCRTMWLLITCLASVLLWVAWITFCLYGNAALGLSPTWDNRVQAVVLLAQAWLLILLHAAPELHATLRPPSRMREASLEEGLSHL